TGCCTACTACAACCTGCAGCAGATTGGATTATTTATGTAAGCAGTCAGCTACTGACTAGGAACATCATTTTATGTCCATCTGTAATCTGGTTCATCAAGTTGGAAGTCCTTTTTTGTGTTCCTTTGAACAGGCTGAATCCTCGAAACTGCTCAGTTATCCGGGCCAACCTTTAAGAGAGGTTGAGTCAGCAACATGGCTATACTCACTTAATAGAGCATTTGGTTTATTACTTAGAATCCATTCGTACATAATCCCTCTATTTTGTAGCATATTTGGGTGAGGATGGGGAAacacagtaggtgtgtgtttcagtgagttTGCATAGAAACTGAAAAAACTGTAGAGGCTTCGGGGGTTCACAGTCCCTATCCCTCATCCCTCATCTTTACTTTAGTGATTGTAAGTGAGTCAATCTGTGAAACATAATCAAGGATTCCAGGTCAGaggctgaatgaaaaaacacaaTAATTCTCTCTGATGAAAGATTCACTATCAATTTCTATTTAATTTCAAATCCAGAGCACGGATCTGATTCATCCAGAGCAACTATTGATTTTCAAATGAAACCCTTAACACAAACCTTAGAAAGCTCATCAAATATAAAACAATAATTTATTATTTCTCTCATTTTACAAGACATCGAATTGTGTAGCCTACTATGGATTTTAAGATGTGTTATTTTCTCTTAATACATGGAGTCCTACTAAGGTAAGGAGACTACAATGTGcttcaacaacaacacagaaacCTTTCGATTTTCAATTAACGTCAGAGGAGATTCCTCCTCTAACTGTACATATACAATGATATCACTTAATGATGGTAGTCTACAGTATGTAACAGATGGCATGTTGCTGGATGATACTGTTGATAACATTAAGAATACAGCCGCCTTTGATATCTTCAAACTAAAAACTGTTTGTTTACAATAATATAATGTTTGGTTAAATTACAAAAGCCCTCTCAAAAAGGATAATGCTTTGACCTTGAAGGtaaatattattttctttcaaTATGCATAAGTCATGtataacagtaaaatactgaTTATGAAAAACttgttaaaaacaaaacaaaaaatgtaaatgtcggCTGTTTACTTATGGCACACGGTCTTTACACACTTACAAAACCTTTCAAAGACCCAAATATTGAGAGACAGATTACTCAATATTATTCAAAATAGCAAGCACAAAGATAGAAAGGTTATTGAAAGCATTTTCAAATCTGTCCTGTCAGATTCATCTTCTAAGTACATCCTTGGAACACTCTGTGGAGCACCTCTAGACCACTTTGGTCAAAAGTTCCTTCAGAAAAGGCTTTTCCTATTTCCTATTTACAAAATGTTGCCACATTGAACGAGGCAGGAATCTCTACCCCAAATGGTAGCGTCCtatttacagtacattacatTCCTGGGCCAGTGTTCCTGGCTTCTAAACCGTGGTCACTGATAGCAGAGAGTTGTACACTCGCGTGCCATCTGGAGACTTAGTGCCGTGGGTCAGCAGTTCCTGAATGGTCATCCAGTTGTCAAATATTTTCTTGTTCCTCTTTTTATTCATCTTTTTGTGGCTCAGTTCGATGATGTTGGGCTCCTTCTTGTCATCCTGGCTCGCCTGATCCTTCAGACAGTCAGCTCGGCTCTGCTTCATGAACTCCCGCCGCTGCCTCTGCTCCTTGGCGCGCACCGCGTGCTGCTTGCGCTCCTCCTTGCTCCAGTAGCGGCCCATCTTCAGCTCGCTGATGGCGTCGTCGTCCGTGGTCATGCCGCTGCGCTCCTCCCGGATGCGCAGGGCGCGCTCTTTCAGCAGCTTGTCCCTCACAGGCCGCTTGGTGATGTAGCGCGTGCCGTCGCTGCGGATCTTCACCTTCCACTCCATCTTGGCCTCCAGATCCCCAGGGCTCACTGGGTCACGGCACATGCTCACCAGGCTCATCTGACTCTGGGCGTACTCCACCGCTGACTTCTGCTGGATCAGCTGCATGTAGCTCTGGTAGTGCTGTGCGTGAGCGGGAATGTGGGCATGTTTGTATGGGGAGTGGTTCTGCCCTAACATCGAGCCCCTCCCAGGCTTGCTTGGCTCTCCCAGCACGTTCTGCTCTTTCCCGTCTGGCTGCaggtctccctctgcctccttcgAGGAAGAGGCCCTGCCTCTCACGGCGCCTCCAGCCTCCTGgacaggggagagcaggggcttGGGGATCCTCATGTTGAGGCCAGCAGTGCCCgaagccccagcctccccttgGTTTGGATCTCCACGGCGTAGAGAGTTGTCCGGAGACAGCTCCAGGGTGAGAGGTGTGCTGCGGCAGCTCTCCCCGGTGTTGTAGGCGCTCGAGCTGTCCTTGTCCGACTTCTCCGGCAGTTCAGTGATGTCAGAGAGCTCGTGGCGGCGCGCGTCGATGCTCGTGTTGTAGTTGCGGAAGCCGCTGTTGTGGAGCATCCACGACTCGCGGTACTGCTCCCTCAGCTGCTGCATCTTGTGGGCGCGGACGATGTTCAGGCACTCCAGCTCGATGCTGCGCAGCTCTTCGTTCAGCAGCTCCAGCTCCTTGTCCACGCCCTCCTGCTCggaggccccccccccgccctggcAGTACAGGCCCGGCCCGGCCGCGCTCCGCACCTGGCACTTCAGCTCCAGCAGCTCCCGGAAGCGCTCGCACTCGTCGGCGGGGATGCCCAGGAAGTCGACGTCGGCGTAGTCTGCGGAGATGAAGGACTCGCCGCTCAAGGGCAGGTCGGCGCTGCCCAGGGTGTCCTGGCTGTAGGCCAGCTTCCTGCGGCTGCTGCCCAGCGTGTTGGAGGCGGTGGTCTGGTCGTCACCCATGTTCTCCTGCTCGGAGCTCTCGTCGTTGCGCGTGCTCTCGTCGGTGCGGCCAACGCCGCTGTCCTTCTCGTGGTGCGTGGAGAGCAGCGTGGCCGTGTCCGTCGTCCCGCCGTCCTCCTCGCGCTTCTTCTGCAGGGAGACACAACAGAAGGGATTCCTACGTTTGTCCTCACACGCACGCGGGATTTATGTTCATATAACTCGGACATCGACTACTGCTTTTTGGCACCTGGAGTCATATTTCAATCGACTCTCTTGGTTCAACTTCGACTGACATGCAGATGAACATGTGCGGAAGATTGAAGGAATACTCggcgtgtgacgtgtgtgtacctgctgcagCATGCTGGCGGTGAACTGCATGgcctggtggtgctgctgctcCAGCATGTCCATGTGAAGGTCGTCCAGGAAGTCGTTCCTGTCGTCGTCCATCCAGCCCTCATcaagctgagacacacaccgATGGAGATATGGCGTCATTAGACTCACACGGAAAAGGCCACACCTCAGCTCACATCTACGGAGGCTTCCAGAAGCTTCTATTGAGTGCGTCTGAAGCAGATTTCATATCCGTGTAGATTAGCtgtggtgctgtgctgtgtgttaccTGGATCTCAGGCCTGGCCACCAGGAGACAGACGTTCTGGTTCTCCTCACTGGTCAGCAGAGCTACTGCATCCTCACGGTTCTGGATCTCTATGCCATTGATCTGGGGGAAGAGGACAAGGGGGGGGATGAATCATCAGATAGGAGTTTTGATATTTT
The window above is part of the Osmerus mordax isolate fOsmMor3 chromosome 1, fOsmMor3.pri, whole genome shotgun sequence genome. Proteins encoded here:
- the pdzrn3b gene encoding E3 ubiquitin-protein ligase PDZRN3-B isoform X1, with protein sequence MGFELDRFKGAVDPDFKCNLCNKVLEDPLTTPCGHVFCAGCVLPWVVQQSSCPVKCQRISTKELNHVLPLKNLILKLDIKCDNYARGCEKVVKLQNLAEHAEMCDYSPAKCRIKGCNEVLNLKDMDAHMRETCDYRPVGICENGCGLMLTYKEQKLNHCCLKALKAHNSTLHGKVVSLDKEFKKQSLKSNKREKSLLAQLSAVHNELQMTALKYQKKFTEYSARIDSLTKTLAPPCKGGDTKTITAILHREGGSLGFNIIGGRPCPDDNDGTSNEGIFVSKIVDSGPSDKEGGLQIHDRIMEVNGKDLSKATHDQAVEAFRTAKDPIMVQVLRRAPRPKPANPGPDTQVVDISTQTDITFQHIMALTKLPASAPTMAVLEQYLLPEEHPPGHAYFDPNVFLEGIQQEMEREELEYEEVDLYRANIQDKLGLTVCYRTDDEDETGIYVSEIDPNSIAAQDGRIREGDRIIQINGIEIQNREDAVALLTSEENQNVCLLVARPEIQLDEGWMDDDRNDFLDDLHMDMLEQQHHQAMQFTASMLQQKKREEDGGTTDTATLLSTHHEKDSGVGRTDESTRNDESSEQENMGDDQTTASNTLGSSRRKLAYSQDTLGSADLPLSGESFISADYADVDFLGIPADECERFRELLELKCQVRSAAGPGLYCQGGGGASEQEGVDKELELLNEELRSIELECLNIVRAHKMQQLREQYRESWMLHNSGFRNYNTSIDARRHELSDITELPEKSDKDSSSAYNTGESCRSTPLTLELSPDNSLRRGDPNQGEAGASGTAGLNMRIPKPLLSPVQEAGGAVRGRASSSKEAEGDLQPDGKEQNVLGEPSKPGRGSMLGQNHSPYKHAHIPAHAQHYQSYMQLIQQKSAVEYAQSQMSLVSMCRDPVSPGDLEAKMEWKVKIRSDGTRYITKRPVRDKLLKERALRIREERSGMTTDDDAISELKMGRYWSKEERKQHAVRAKEQRQRREFMKQSRADCLKDQASQDDKKEPNIIELSHKKMNKKRNKKIFDNWMTIQELLTHGTKSPDGTRVYNSLLSVTTV
- the pdzrn3b gene encoding E3 ubiquitin-protein ligase PDZRN3-B isoform X2, whose amino-acid sequence is MMGCSLCTLQKPQEQYKLLYEVCQVNGKDLSKATHDQAVEAFRTAKDPIMVQVLRRAPRPKPANPGPDTQVVDISTQTDITFQHIMALTKLPASAPTMAVLEQYLLPEEHPPGHAYFDPNVFLEGIQQEMEREELEYEEVDLYRANIQDKLGLTVCYRTDDEDETGIYVSEIDPNSIAAQDGRIREGDRIIQINGIEIQNREDAVALLTSEENQNVCLLVARPEIQLDEGWMDDDRNDFLDDLHMDMLEQQHHQAMQFTASMLQQKKREEDGGTTDTATLLSTHHEKDSGVGRTDESTRNDESSEQENMGDDQTTASNTLGSSRRKLAYSQDTLGSADLPLSGESFISADYADVDFLGIPADECERFRELLELKCQVRSAAGPGLYCQGGGGASEQEGVDKELELLNEELRSIELECLNIVRAHKMQQLREQYRESWMLHNSGFRNYNTSIDARRHELSDITELPEKSDKDSSSAYNTGESCRSTPLTLELSPDNSLRRGDPNQGEAGASGTAGLNMRIPKPLLSPVQEAGGAVRGRASSSKEAEGDLQPDGKEQNVLGEPSKPGRGSMLGQNHSPYKHAHIPAHAQHYQSYMQLIQQKSAVEYAQSQMSLVSMCRDPVSPGDLEAKMEWKVKIRSDGTRYITKRPVRDKLLKERALRIREERSGMTTDDDAISELKMGRYWSKEERKQHAVRAKEQRQRREFMKQSRADCLKDQASQDDKKEPNIIELSHKKMNKKRNKKIFDNWMTIQELLTHGTKSPDGTRVYNSLLSVTTV
- the pdzrn3b gene encoding E3 ubiquitin-protein ligase PDZRN3-B isoform X3: MLRMWRVNGKDLSKATHDQAVEAFRTAKDPIMVQVLRRAPRPKPANPGPDTQVVDISTQTDITFQHIMALTKLPASAPTMAVLEQYLLPEEHPPGHAYFDPNVFLEGIQQEMEREELEYEEVDLYRANIQDKLGLTVCYRTDDEDETGIYVSEIDPNSIAAQDGRIREGDRIIQINGIEIQNREDAVALLTSEENQNVCLLVARPEIQLDEGWMDDDRNDFLDDLHMDMLEQQHHQAMQFTASMLQQKKREEDGGTTDTATLLSTHHEKDSGVGRTDESTRNDESSEQENMGDDQTTASNTLGSSRRKLAYSQDTLGSADLPLSGESFISADYADVDFLGIPADECERFRELLELKCQVRSAAGPGLYCQGGGGASEQEGVDKELELLNEELRSIELECLNIVRAHKMQQLREQYRESWMLHNSGFRNYNTSIDARRHELSDITELPEKSDKDSSSAYNTGESCRSTPLTLELSPDNSLRRGDPNQGEAGASGTAGLNMRIPKPLLSPVQEAGGAVRGRASSSKEAEGDLQPDGKEQNVLGEPSKPGRGSMLGQNHSPYKHAHIPAHAQHYQSYMQLIQQKSAVEYAQSQMSLVSMCRDPVSPGDLEAKMEWKVKIRSDGTRYITKRPVRDKLLKERALRIREERSGMTTDDDAISELKMGRYWSKEERKQHAVRAKEQRQRREFMKQSRADCLKDQASQDDKKEPNIIELSHKKMNKKRNKKIFDNWMTIQELLTHGTKSPDGTRVYNSLLSVTTV